Proteins co-encoded in one Halorussus vallis genomic window:
- a CDS encoding amino acid ABC transporter permease — protein MSDATRRATARPRWRSFGLRQWLGVAAAALFWGWLVFRWVNDWLLAGAVVPPGQPLVPAATFAGIADSLSATADALGVLGWPVAQVAGLFSFLATGASALPALAKGAWLTLVLTVTSIALGFVLAVPLAVMRVYGEKTAWLSLAYTELIRGTPLLAQLFVLYYGMGLSAWIRELPLVGVGFVPNQAVWVAIIGFTINGSAYQSEYIRAAVESVDSGQLTAARAIGMSKLSGIRYVVLPQGLRYAIPGWSNELVYLIKYSSLAAFITVPELFERADAIASETLEFTAIYAFAALLYLGLVLTASKLMGTVERRVAIPGVGNVAGREG, from the coding sequence ATGAGTGACGCAACTCGCCGTGCGACGGCCCGCCCGCGGTGGCGCTCCTTCGGACTCCGCCAGTGGCTCGGCGTCGCGGCCGCCGCGCTGTTCTGGGGGTGGCTCGTCTTCCGGTGGGTCAACGATTGGCTGCTCGCCGGGGCCGTCGTTCCGCCGGGCCAACCGCTGGTTCCGGCCGCGACGTTCGCCGGAATCGCCGACTCACTGTCGGCGACCGCCGACGCGCTCGGCGTCCTCGGCTGGCCGGTCGCGCAGGTCGCGGGGCTGTTCTCGTTCCTCGCGACCGGCGCGTCGGCGTTGCCCGCGCTGGCGAAGGGCGCGTGGCTGACGCTGGTGTTGACGGTGACCAGCATCGCGCTCGGGTTCGTCCTCGCCGTTCCGCTCGCGGTCATGCGAGTGTACGGCGAGAAGACGGCGTGGCTCTCGCTCGCGTACACCGAACTCATCCGCGGGACGCCGCTGCTCGCCCAACTGTTCGTGCTCTACTACGGCATGGGGCTGTCGGCCTGGATTCGCGAACTGCCGCTGGTCGGCGTCGGGTTCGTCCCGAACCAGGCCGTCTGGGTCGCCATCATCGGCTTCACCATCAACGGCTCGGCCTACCAGTCGGAGTACATCCGGGCCGCCGTCGAAAGCGTCGACTCCGGACAGTTGACCGCGGCCCGCGCCATCGGCATGTCGAAGCTATCGGGGATTCGCTACGTCGTCCTCCCGCAGGGACTCCGCTACGCGATACCGGGCTGGTCGAACGAACTGGTCTACCTCATCAAGTACTCCTCGCTGGCGGCGTTCATCACCGTCCCCGAACTGTTCGAGCGGGCCGACGCCATCGCCTCCGAGACCCTGGAGTTCACCGCGATTTACGCGTTCGCCGCGCTGCTGTACCTCGGACTCGTCCTCACGGCGTCGAAGCTGATGGGGACCGTCGAGCGGCGAGTGGCCATCCCCGGCGTCGGCAACGTCGCGGGCCGGGAAGGATAG
- a CDS encoding amino acid ABC transporter ATP-binding protein, with protein MSLLRVENLSKSYGDERVLRDVSFKMERGDVEVVVGPSGSGKSTLLRCINRLTEVDSGDVYLDGELVTGPDADVNELRRNIGMVFQDFNLFAHLTARKNITLGLRRVKGLSKEEARRVADEHLEMVGLAAQADSYPAELSGGQQQRVGIARALAMEPKLMLFDEPTSALDPELIGEVVGVMRELVERGMTMLVVTHEMGFARSAASTVTFLEDGAIVERGPPERLFERPEQARTGEFLGRLGTAHGDHE; from the coding sequence GTGAGTTTACTACGCGTCGAGAACCTCTCGAAGAGCTACGGTGACGAGCGCGTCCTCCGGGACGTGAGCTTCAAAATGGAACGGGGCGACGTCGAAGTCGTCGTCGGCCCGAGCGGGAGCGGGAAGTCGACCCTGTTGCGGTGTATCAACCGCCTCACGGAGGTCGACTCGGGCGACGTCTACCTCGACGGCGAACTCGTGACGGGTCCGGACGCCGACGTGAACGAACTCCGGCGGAACATCGGGATGGTGTTCCAGGACTTCAACCTGTTCGCGCACCTGACCGCTCGCAAGAACATCACGCTGGGTCTCCGGCGGGTCAAGGGACTCTCGAAGGAGGAGGCACGGAGGGTCGCCGACGAGCACCTCGAGATGGTCGGCCTCGCGGCCCAGGCCGACTCCTACCCGGCGGAGCTATCCGGCGGCCAGCAACAGCGGGTCGGTATCGCTCGCGCGCTGGCGATGGAACCGAAACTGATGCTGTTCGACGAACCGACCAGCGCGCTCGACCCCGAACTCATCGGCGAGGTGGTCGGCGTGATGCGCGAACTGGTCGAGCGGGGCATGACGATGCTGGTGGTCACCCACGAGATGGGGTTCGCCCGGTCGGCCGCCAGCACCGTCACCTTCCTCGAAGACGGCGCCATCGTCGAGCGCGGCCCGCCGGAACGACTGTTCGAACGCCCCGAGCAGGCCCGGACCGGGGAGTTCCTCGGCCGCCTCGGTACAGCCCACGGCGACCATGAGTGA
- a CDS encoding amino acid ABC transporter permease translates to MLNPLLSSDWAFVLDNVPYLLGGTVLTVALTVASILLGFLAGFPAGTVEVYGGRYASGAVETVGVVLRGTPIVVILLFAYFGTNIGSAFLAAVLGLGLRSAAYQSQIFRGAIQSVDEGQMEAARAVGMSRLKAIRHVVVPQALRRSIPGFQNEFTIVLKDTSVAFAIGLSELLTRSNDLFVQNTNAVLEVILFASAVYFVLTFATNRTLDYVGRIFAIPTGDST, encoded by the coding sequence GTGTTGAACCCCCTACTGTCGAGCGACTGGGCGTTCGTCCTCGACAACGTCCCGTACCTGCTGGGCGGGACGGTGCTGACCGTCGCGCTGACGGTCGCCAGCATCCTGCTCGGCTTCCTCGCGGGGTTCCCGGCGGGCACCGTCGAGGTGTACGGGGGCCGATACGCCAGCGGTGCGGTCGAAACCGTGGGCGTCGTCCTCCGAGGGACGCCCATCGTCGTCATCCTGCTGTTCGCCTACTTCGGGACGAACATCGGGAGCGCGTTCCTCGCCGCCGTCCTGGGTCTGGGACTCCGAAGCGCGGCTTACCAGTCTCAGATCTTCCGGGGCGCGATACAGAGCGTCGACGAGGGCCAGATGGAGGCCGCCCGCGCCGTCGGGATGTCCCGGCTGAAGGCGATTCGCCACGTCGTCGTTCCGCAGGCGCTCCGCCGGTCGATTCCGGGGTTCCAGAACGAGTTCACCATCGTCCTCAAGGACACGAGCGTCGCGTTCGCCATCGGCCTCTCGGAGCTACTGACACGGAGCAACGACCTGTTCGTCCAGAACACCAACGCCGTGCTGGAGGTCATCCTGTTCGCCAGCGCGGTGTACTTCGTGCTGACGTTCGCCACGAACCGGACGCTGGACTACGTCGGCCGCATCTTTGCGATTCCAACCGGTGATTCCACGTGA
- a CDS encoding basic amino acid ABC transporter substrate-binding protein: protein MERRTSVDMDRRTYLKVVGAGGVAGLTGTAGCLGGITGRGGNKKLTAGTAPGFPPFEMKKGGELVGFDIDLLEAVVSESEYTLSGWEEFEFKGLTPALGSNKIDVIAAAMTINDERDKKIDFSNPYYSADQSVLVRKGGNFSPSKLADLSGHPIGAQKGTTGEGIIKDKLISTGKLKQSNYNSYGSYVLAVEDLGNGNIDAIVIDKPVAQTFQSERDVSIAFTYKTGEQYGFGVRENAGDVQKALNNGLKAVRDSGKYAEIRNKWFSDS, encoded by the coding sequence ATGGAACGCAGAACTTCCGTCGATATGGACCGTCGGACCTATCTGAAGGTCGTCGGAGCGGGCGGCGTCGCGGGCCTGACCGGAACCGCCGGCTGTCTCGGCGGTATCACGGGCAGGGGGGGCAACAAGAAACTGACTGCGGGCACCGCGCCCGGTTTCCCCCCGTTCGAGATGAAGAAGGGCGGCGAACTCGTCGGCTTCGACATCGACCTGCTGGAGGCGGTCGTCTCCGAGAGCGAGTACACCCTCTCGGGCTGGGAGGAGTTCGAGTTCAAGGGGCTCACGCCCGCACTCGGCAGCAACAAGATCGACGTCATCGCGGCCGCGATGACCATCAACGACGAGCGCGACAAGAAGATCGACTTCTCGAACCCCTACTACAGCGCCGACCAGTCCGTCCTCGTGCGCAAGGGCGGGAACTTCTCGCCGTCGAAACTCGCCGACCTCTCGGGCCACCCCATCGGCGCCCAGAAGGGGACGACGGGCGAGGGCATCATCAAGGACAAACTCATCTCGACGGGCAAACTCAAGCAGTCGAACTACAACTCCTACGGGAGCTACGTGCTGGCGGTCGAGGACCTCGGAAACGGCAACATCGACGCCATCGTCATCGACAAGCCGGTCGCCCAGACGTTCCAGAGCGAGCGGGACGTCTCCATCGCGTTCACGTACAAGACCGGCGAGCAGTACGGCTTCGGCGTGCGCGAGAACGCCGGCGACGTCCAGAAGGCGCTCAACAACGGCCTGAAGGCGGTTCGCGACAGCGGCAAGTACGCCGAAATCCGGAACAAGTGGTTCAGCGACTCATAG